The Desulfuromonas versatilis genome has a segment encoding these proteins:
- the clpB gene encoding ATP-dependent chaperone ClpB yields the protein MDINKLTQKTQAAIEAAQTRAVKLGHVEVDGEHLLAALLEQADGLVPRLLQKMDVPVENLVRELRRELERRPSVSGPGAEAGKIYVTQRLNRLMVKAEDEARHLKDEFISVEHLLLAMLEEGESTVAGRLFKQFHISRDRVLAALTSIRGHQRVTSADPEGTYEALEKYGIDLVKQVKKGKLDPVIGRDAEIRRVIRILSRKTKNNPVLIGEPGVGKTAIVEGLAHRIVRGDVPEGLKDKTIFALDMGALVAGAKYRGEFEERLKAVLTEIRNSEGRILLFIDELHTIVGAGKAEGSMDAGNMLKPMLARGELHCLGATTLDEYRQYIEKDAALERRFQPVLVDQPTVEDTVSILRGLKERFEVHHGVRIQDNALVAAATLSNRYISDRFLPDKAIDLVDEACAMIRTEIDSMPQELDEVTRRVMQLEIEEAALKKEKDAASRARLETLRKELAELKHQADTLRAQWDAEKEGIKKVQALREEIEKVRQQVEVAERNYDLNRAAELKHGRLPQLEKELREQEVRTAGEAPAQRLLREEVTEEEIADIISRWTGIPVTRLVEGEREKLLKLDQLLHQRVIGQHEAVQLVADAVIRARAGIKDPRRPIGSFIFLGPTGVGKTELARTLAEALFDSEDNMVRIDMSEYMEKHTVSRLIGAPPGYIGYEEGGQLTEAVRRKPYSVILFDEIEKAHPDVFNVLLQILDDGRVTDAQGRTVDFKNTVIIMTSNIGSQHLLEGVSASGEITEGARKSVMAELRRQFRPEFLNRVDDLVLFKVLTLDEIMAIVDLQVQDLRKRLAGRRISLELTEKARQFVAQSAYDPVYGARPLKRYLQHQLETRIGRALIGGEVRDGAAITVDAGDEGLTVTTANPPGGQNETRAAS from the coding sequence ATGGACATCAACAAGCTGACCCAGAAAACCCAGGCCGCCATCGAAGCCGCCCAGACCCGGGCCGTGAAGCTCGGGCATGTCGAGGTGGACGGCGAACACCTGCTCGCCGCCCTGCTCGAGCAGGCCGACGGGCTGGTGCCGCGGCTGCTGCAGAAGATGGACGTTCCGGTGGAGAACCTGGTCCGCGAACTGCGGCGCGAGCTGGAGCGGCGTCCCAGCGTCTCCGGGCCCGGCGCCGAGGCGGGCAAGATCTACGTCACCCAGCGCCTCAACCGGCTGATGGTCAAGGCCGAGGACGAGGCGCGGCATCTCAAGGACGAGTTCATCAGCGTCGAGCACCTGCTGCTGGCCATGCTCGAAGAGGGCGAGTCGACCGTCGCCGGGCGGCTGTTCAAGCAGTTCCACATCAGCCGCGACCGGGTGCTGGCGGCGCTTACCTCGATCCGCGGCCACCAGCGGGTGACCAGCGCCGACCCCGAGGGGACCTACGAGGCCCTGGAGAAGTACGGCATCGACCTGGTCAAGCAGGTCAAAAAAGGGAAACTCGACCCGGTCATCGGCCGCGACGCCGAGATCCGCCGGGTGATCCGCATCCTCTCGCGCAAGACCAAGAACAACCCGGTGCTGATCGGCGAGCCCGGGGTCGGCAAGACCGCCATCGTCGAGGGGCTGGCTCACCGCATCGTGCGCGGCGACGTCCCCGAGGGGCTCAAGGACAAGACCATCTTCGCCCTCGACATGGGCGCCCTGGTGGCCGGAGCCAAGTACCGCGGCGAGTTCGAGGAGCGCCTCAAGGCGGTGCTCACCGAGATCCGCAACAGCGAGGGGCGCATCCTGCTGTTCATCGACGAGCTGCACACCATCGTCGGCGCCGGCAAGGCCGAAGGGTCCATGGACGCCGGCAACATGCTCAAGCCGATGCTGGCCCGCGGCGAGTTGCACTGCCTGGGCGCCACCACGCTGGATGAATACCGCCAGTACATCGAGAAAGACGCCGCTCTCGAACGGCGCTTCCAGCCGGTGCTGGTCGACCAGCCGACGGTGGAGGACACGGTCAGCATCCTGCGCGGGCTCAAGGAGCGCTTCGAGGTGCACCACGGCGTGCGCATCCAGGACAACGCCCTGGTGGCCGCGGCGACCCTCTCCAACCGCTACATCTCCGACCGCTTTCTGCCCGACAAGGCCATCGACCTGGTGGACGAGGCCTGCGCCATGATCCGCACCGAGATCGACTCCATGCCCCAGGAGCTCGACGAGGTGACCCGCCGGGTGATGCAGCTGGAGATCGAGGAGGCGGCCCTGAAAAAGGAGAAGGACGCCGCCAGCCGGGCGCGCCTGGAGACGCTGCGCAAGGAGCTCGCCGAGCTCAAGCACCAGGCCGACACCCTGCGCGCCCAGTGGGACGCGGAGAAAGAGGGGATCAAGAAGGTCCAGGCCCTGCGCGAGGAGATCGAGAAGGTGCGCCAGCAGGTCGAGGTCGCCGAGCGCAACTACGACCTGAACCGGGCCGCCGAGCTCAAGCACGGCCGCCTGCCCCAGCTCGAGAAGGAGCTGCGCGAGCAGGAGGTGCGCACCGCCGGCGAAGCCCCGGCCCAGCGCCTGCTGCGCGAGGAGGTCACCGAGGAGGAGATCGCCGACATCATCTCGCGCTGGACCGGCATCCCGGTGACCCGCCTGGTGGAGGGGGAGCGGGAGAAGCTGCTCAAGCTCGACCAGCTGCTGCACCAGCGGGTCATCGGCCAGCACGAGGCGGTGCAGCTGGTGGCCGACGCGGTGATCCGCGCCCGGGCCGGCATCAAGGACCCGCGCCGCCCCATCGGCTCGTTCATCTTCCTCGGCCCCACCGGGGTCGGCAAGACCGAGCTGGCCCGCACCCTGGCCGAGGCACTGTTCGACAGCGAGGACAACATGGTGCGCATCGACATGTCCGAGTACATGGAGAAGCACACGGTCAGCCGGCTGATCGGCGCGCCCCCGGGCTACATCGGCTACGAGGAGGGGGGCCAGCTCACCGAGGCGGTGCGCCGCAAGCCCTACAGCGTGATCCTCTTCGACGAGATCGAGAAGGCCCACCCCGACGTGTTCAACGTGCTGCTGCAGATCCTCGACGACGGCCGGGTGACCGACGCCCAGGGGCGCACGGTGGATTTCAAGAACACGGTCATCATCATGACCTCCAACATCGGCAGCCAGCACCTGCTCGAAGGGGTCAGCGCATCCGGCGAAATCACCGAAGGGGCGCGCAAAAGCGTCATGGCCGAGCTGCGCCGGCAGTTCCGCCCCGAGTTTCTCAACCGGGTGGACGACCTGGTGCTTTTCAAAGTATTGACTCTCGACGAGATCATGGCGATCGTCGACCTGCAGGTCCAGGACCTGCGCAAACGGCTGGCCGGGCGGCGCATCAGCCTGGAGTTGACCGAAAAGGCCCGGCAGTTCGTGGCGCAAAGCGCCTACGACCCGGTCTACGGCGCCCGTCCGCTCAAGCGCTACCTGCAGCACCAACTCGAGACCCGCATCGGCCGCGCCCTGATCGGCGGCGAAGTCCGCGACGGGGCGGCCATCACCGTGGATGCCGGCGACGAGGGGCTGACCGTGACCACCGCCAATCCCCCGGGCGGGCAGAACGAAACCCGGGCCGCCTCCTGA
- a CDS encoding Hsp20/alpha crystallin family protein, which translates to MTDKNMTVKTETASPVRNEATRAGERYLTPAVDIFETENGLTLVADLPGVAKENLEIGIDKGVLTLEGRTGKPQGNGNVYHEFSIPGYYRRFQLPDGLDSEHSSAELKDGVLTLKLPKAAAARPRRIEVTSVH; encoded by the coding sequence ATGACCGACAAGAACATGACCGTGAAAACCGAAACCGCCAGCCCGGTTCGCAACGAGGCGACCCGCGCCGGGGAACGCTACCTGACCCCCGCCGTGGATATCTTCGAAACCGAAAACGGCCTGACCCTGGTCGCCGACCTGCCGGGAGTGGCGAAGGAGAACCTGGAGATCGGCATCGACAAGGGGGTGCTGACCCTCGAAGGGCGCACCGGCAAGCCCCAGGGGAACGGCAACGTCTACCACGAGTTCTCCATCCCCGGCTACTACCGCCGCTTCCAGCTGCCCGACGGCCTCGATTCCGAGCACTCCAGCGCCGAACTCAAGGACGGGGTGCTGACCCTCAAGCTGCCCAAAGCCGCCGCCGCCCGGCCGCGGCGCATCGAGGTCACCTCGGTCCACTAA
- a CDS encoding Hsp20/alpha crystallin family protein encodes MATWDLFREMETFRREMDDVLRSSGFGRLLDPTFLPGPGVSRFPRINLREDSNNFYVDALIPGIDPKQLEMTVVKGTLTLSGERKETTAEEKVTAWHRRERGAGKFLRTIDIPVDIDSDKVKAEYHDGVLRVTLPKAEAAKPKRIEVQVG; translated from the coding sequence ATGGCAACCTGGGATCTGTTCAGAGAAATGGAAACCTTCCGTCGTGAAATGGATGACGTGCTGCGCAGCTCGGGCTTTGGCCGGCTGCTCGACCCGACCTTTCTGCCGGGTCCGGGAGTAAGCCGCTTCCCCCGCATCAACCTGCGCGAGGACAGCAACAACTTCTACGTCGACGCGCTGATTCCCGGCATCGACCCGAAGCAGCTGGAGATGACCGTGGTCAAGGGGACCCTGACCCTGTCCGGTGAGCGCAAGGAAACCACCGCCGAGGAAAAGGTCACCGCCTGGCATCGCCGCGAGCGGGGCGCCGGCAAGTTCCTGCGCACCATCGACATCCCGGTGGACATCGACAGCGACAAGGTCAAGGCCGAGTACCACGACGGCGTGCTGCGGGTGACCCTGCCCAAGGCCGAAGCGGCCAAGCCGAAGCGGATCGAAGTCCAGGTCGGCTGA
- a CDS encoding HAMP domain-containing sensor histidine kinase has product MSSKPRKSRLPGTIGLRIAAGYSLLTLLSFLVLMAIGYGFLAANLARGEREQVSIELQSLRERYLAGGVPAFEALVLANDRFRRNNPFFTRIDGWAGEVPRVYFPQYWREFDLTPLERLPAGMEGRWLEVVSPGQAHRLEVLCAELPDGFRFQVGISTEDRGAVLRRLRETFLFAALPLLALGLAGGALLAQRSLRPVRDLVQTVESIKSGRWEARAPRSGNGDELDDLGRLFNEMIERINQLIRGMKGALDSVAHDLRTPMTRFRNRAEEALQRGPDSRACQGALQASVEESEQILRMLGMLMDISEAETGTLRLSLREVDVSALAENLAEMYGMVGEEKAVAVETRIAPGIRWALDPERVSQALANLLDNAVKYTPAGGRVELSLEPAEGGLRIRVADTGPGIDPGDLERIWERLYRGRHDSAKGLGLGLSLVRAVAVAHGGQARGWNRPEGGALFELTLPVSASLSKM; this is encoded by the coding sequence ATGTCCTCAAAGCCCCGGAAGAGTAGGCTTCCCGGCACCATCGGCTTGCGCATCGCCGCCGGCTACTCGCTGCTGACCCTGCTCAGCTTCCTGGTGCTGATGGCCATCGGCTACGGCTTTCTCGCCGCCAACCTGGCGCGCGGCGAGCGCGAGCAGGTCTCCATCGAGCTGCAGAGCCTGCGCGAACGCTACCTGGCCGGCGGGGTGCCGGCCTTCGAGGCGCTGGTCCTGGCGAACGACCGCTTCCGCCGCAACAACCCCTTTTTCACCCGCATCGACGGCTGGGCCGGGGAGGTCCCCCGGGTCTACTTCCCCCAGTACTGGCGGGAGTTCGACCTGACGCCCCTGGAACGGCTCCCCGCCGGGATGGAGGGTCGTTGGCTGGAGGTTGTCTCCCCTGGCCAGGCTCACCGGCTTGAGGTCCTCTGCGCCGAACTGCCAGACGGCTTCCGCTTCCAGGTCGGCATCAGCACCGAAGACCGGGGGGCGGTCCTTCGCCGGCTGCGCGAGACCTTCCTGTTCGCCGCCCTGCCCCTGCTGGCGCTGGGCCTGGCGGGCGGGGCGCTGCTCGCCCAGCGCTCCCTGCGCCCGGTGCGCGATCTGGTGCAGACCGTCGAATCGATCAAGAGCGGCCGCTGGGAGGCCCGCGCCCCGCGCAGCGGCAACGGCGACGAGCTGGACGACCTGGGGCGGCTGTTCAACGAAATGATCGAGAGGATCAACCAGCTGATCCGCGGCATGAAGGGGGCGCTGGATAGCGTGGCTCACGACCTGCGCACCCCGATGACCCGTTTCCGCAACCGCGCCGAGGAGGCTCTGCAGAGGGGCCCGGACAGCCGCGCCTGCCAGGGGGCCCTGCAGGCCAGCGTCGAGGAGTCGGAGCAGATCCTGCGCATGCTCGGCATGCTGATGGACATCTCCGAGGCCGAGACCGGAACCCTGCGCCTGAGCCTGCGCGAGGTGGATGTCTCGGCGCTGGCGGAGAACCTGGCAGAGATGTACGGCATGGTCGGCGAGGAGAAGGCGGTGGCGGTCGAGACGCGGATCGCACCCGGCATCCGCTGGGCCCTGGACCCCGAGCGGGTCAGCCAGGCGCTGGCCAACCTGCTCGACAACGCGGTGAAGTACACCCCGGCAGGCGGCAGGGTGGAGTTGAGCCTGGAGCCGGCCGAAGGGGGGCTGCGGATCCGGGTGGCCGACACCGGGCCCGGCATCGACCCGGGGGACCTGGAGCGGATCTGGGAGCGGCTCTACCGGGGGCGCCACGACAGCGCCAAGGGGCTCGGCCTGGGACTGAGCCTGGTGCGCGCGGTGGCGGTGGCTCACGGCGGGCAGGCGCGCGGCTGGAACCGGCCCGAGGGTGGCGCCCTGTTCGAGCTGACCCTGCCGGTTTCGGCAAGCCTTTCAAAAATGTAA
- a CDS encoding response regulator transcription factor translates to MRLLLVEDDHQIAEFILKGFREAGYAVDHAQDGEEGLHLMQMVRYDAAVVDIMLPRLDGISLLQLLRNRGQQLPILILSAKQTADERVDALQRGADDYLVKPFLFAELLARIQALLRRSSGTTETTRLGCADLRMDLVRREVFRGGQRLELQPREFALLEYLLRNAGKILSKTMILEQVWDFRFDPQTNVVDVLVCRLRNKVDRDFPVKLIHTLRGIGYVLKAPEE, encoded by the coding sequence ATGCGCCTGCTGCTGGTGGAGGACGATCATCAGATCGCCGAATTCATCCTCAAGGGATTCCGCGAGGCCGGCTATGCCGTCGACCATGCCCAAGACGGCGAGGAGGGCCTGCATCTCATGCAGATGGTGCGCTACGACGCGGCGGTGGTGGACATCATGCTGCCCCGGCTCGACGGCATCAGCCTGCTGCAGCTGCTGCGCAACCGGGGGCAGCAGCTGCCGATCCTGATTCTCAGCGCCAAGCAGACCGCCGACGAACGGGTGGACGCCCTGCAGCGCGGCGCCGACGACTACCTGGTCAAGCCGTTTCTGTTCGCCGAGCTGCTGGCCCGCATCCAGGCCCTGCTGCGGCGCAGCAGCGGCACGACTGAGACCACCCGCCTGGGCTGCGCGGACCTGCGCATGGACCTGGTGCGCCGCGAGGTCTTTCGCGGCGGCCAGCGCCTCGAGTTGCAGCCCCGCGAATTCGCCCTGCTCGAGTACCTGCTGCGCAACGCCGGCAAGATCCTCTCCAAGACCATGATCCTCGAGCAGGTCTGGGATTTCCGCTTCGATCCCCAGACCAACGTGGTGGATGTGCTGGTCTGCCGGCTGCGAAACAAGGTCGACCGGGATTTCCCGGTCAAGCTCATCCACACCCTGCGCGGGATCGGCTATGTCCTCAAAGCCCCGGAAGAGTAG
- a CDS encoding sigma-54 interaction domain-containing protein produces the protein MLSQDAPFDTRNLPALAPDLVLAEQPGGRWKIQSISPALAALAGRAVEQLQGKALAEAFGDGTPPLAELAREVLENDRPLDAIPVSFAAPRPARLVAEVRPGGLSEDFRGRLVVFRFRRASPGEAGQKLVYGGMVGSSAGMREVFRKIDLYAASDAPVVVTGETGTGKELVARALHDQSPRHRGPFVAVNCSAISEELLESELFGHEKGAFTGAVRTHRGRFERADRGTLFLDEIGDMPVHTQAKLLRALEEGRIERVGAEAEQKVDVRVVAATNVTLEQAVGQGRFRADLYHRLSVLRIHLPPLRQRPEDIPHLAEHFLAMFNRKYAKQIRRLTPDALHLLQSYLWPGNIRELRNVLERVFVETQAEVIGARAFAEWIRERQDFSPGNWNLDAAESRPPQAVSPPYPLASERLLIEGAPRTALEAEIVPRGGAPAGARSTRPADLDVEEIRRAYQAAGGNLAGAARLLGVHRATLYRYLDKLGLRREDLEG, from the coding sequence ATGCTCTCCCAGGACGCCCCCTTCGATACCCGGAACCTTCCGGCGCTCGCCCCCGACCTGGTGCTGGCCGAGCAGCCGGGCGGGCGCTGGAAGATCCAGAGCATCTCCCCGGCCCTGGCGGCCCTGGCCGGCCGGGCGGTCGAGCAGCTGCAGGGCAAGGCCCTGGCCGAGGCCTTCGGCGACGGCACGCCGCCGCTGGCCGAACTGGCCCGCGAGGTGCTCGAGAACGACAGGCCTCTGGACGCCATCCCGGTCAGCTTCGCCGCGCCGCGCCCGGCGCGGCTGGTTGCCGAGGTGCGCCCCGGCGGGCTGAGCGAGGACTTTCGCGGGCGCCTGGTGGTGTTTCGGTTTCGCCGGGCGAGCCCTGGCGAGGCCGGGCAGAAGCTGGTTTACGGCGGCATGGTCGGCAGCAGCGCCGGAATGCGCGAGGTATTCCGCAAGATCGACCTGTACGCCGCATCCGACGCACCGGTGGTGGTCACCGGCGAAACCGGCACCGGCAAGGAGCTGGTGGCCCGTGCCCTGCACGACCAGAGCCCCCGCCACCGGGGCCCCTTTGTCGCGGTCAATTGCTCGGCGATCAGCGAGGAGTTGCTCGAGTCCGAGCTCTTCGGTCACGAGAAGGGGGCCTTTACCGGCGCGGTGCGCACCCACCGCGGGCGTTTCGAGCGGGCCGACCGGGGGACGCTGTTTCTCGACGAGATCGGCGACATGCCGGTGCACACCCAGGCCAAGCTGCTGCGGGCGCTGGAAGAGGGGCGCATCGAGCGGGTCGGGGCCGAGGCCGAGCAGAAAGTGGATGTAAGGGTGGTGGCCGCCACCAACGTGACCCTCGAGCAGGCGGTGGGCCAGGGGCGCTTTCGCGCCGACCTCTACCACCGGCTCTCGGTGCTGCGCATCCACCTGCCGCCGCTGCGCCAGCGCCCCGAGGACATCCCCCACCTGGCCGAGCACTTCCTGGCGATGTTCAACCGCAAGTACGCCAAGCAGATCCGCCGCCTCACCCCCGATGCCCTGCACCTGCTCCAGTCCTATCTCTGGCCGGGCAACATCCGCGAGCTGCGCAACGTCCTCGAGCGGGTGTTCGTCGAGACCCAGGCCGAAGTGATCGGGGCCCGCGCCTTTGCCGAATGGATCCGCGAACGGCAGGACTTCTCCCCCGGCAACTGGAACCTGGATGCCGCCGAATCCCGCCCGCCCCAGGCGGTCAGCCCCCCTTATCCGCTGGCCAGCGAGCGGCTGCTCATCGAGGGGGCGCCGCGCACGGCCCTGGAGGCGGAGATCGTACCGCGGGGTGGCGCGCCGGCGGGGGCGCGCAGCACCCGCCCGGCCGACCTGGACGTCGAGGAGATCCGCCGCGCCTACCAGGCCGCGGGGGGCAACCTGGCCGGCGCCGCACGGCTGCTCGGGGTACACCGCGCCACCCTCTACCGCTACCTGGACAAACTCGGCCTGCGGCGCGAGGACCTCGAAGGCTGA
- a CDS encoding OmpA family protein: MSWRRIALVALAAAGLGLLGGCGKPPLSVEPVSLAQNPIEQIANLEKDLAVARNNQLHVLAPGWYAKAEESLNDAKRGLEKGDSVTDLLEKAAFGRANLQRAEEAAEVARTALADTIKAREQALAAGATSFGRDYQAVEDDFLELTEAIENDNLSKARKNKGAVTRAFDELELRAIKEQTLGEVRRLLSEAEKNGAKKIAPDTLAVAQQSLSEADAFITEQRYQKEKMQQLASQALFQARRLGGIMSQAELVKTLRPEEVALQNEELLYQITAKLNARDMRDEPFATQRQNILASIVSLQDDQQFLAGKLKEQQVVIEDYQQQLAKAEGRAREVEVARERLAREELFQRLFTEVQGFFAAEEAEVYKQGNNLIIRLKAIQFPVGKEVIMPNNYALLSKVRKAIRNFGEPDVVIEGHTDSTGSAALNAHLSQSRAEAVREYFLANSTLPAERITAVGYGSERPLASNESPEGRAVNRRIDVVIKPSGSAS, from the coding sequence ATGTCCTGGAGACGAATTGCCCTGGTCGCCCTGGCGGCCGCCGGTCTGGGGCTGCTCGGTGGCTGCGGAAAGCCTCCGCTCAGTGTCGAACCGGTCAGCCTGGCGCAGAACCCCATCGAGCAGATCGCCAACCTGGAAAAAGACCTCGCCGTCGCCCGCAACAACCAACTCCATGTGCTCGCCCCGGGCTGGTACGCCAAGGCCGAGGAGTCCCTGAACGACGCCAAGCGCGGCCTGGAAAAGGGCGATTCGGTGACCGACCTGCTGGAAAAGGCGGCCTTCGGCCGGGCCAACCTGCAGCGGGCCGAGGAGGCGGCCGAAGTGGCGCGCACCGCGCTGGCCGACACCATCAAGGCCCGCGAGCAGGCCCTGGCGGCCGGGGCCACCAGCTTCGGTCGGGATTATCAGGCCGTGGAGGACGATTTCCTCGAGCTGACCGAAGCCATCGAAAACGACAACCTCAGCAAGGCCCGCAAGAACAAGGGGGCGGTGACCCGGGCCTTCGACGAGCTGGAACTGCGGGCGATCAAGGAGCAGACCCTCGGTGAGGTGCGCCGCCTGCTGAGCGAGGCGGAGAAGAACGGCGCGAAGAAGATCGCCCCCGATACCCTGGCGGTCGCCCAGCAGAGCCTCAGCGAGGCCGACGCGTTCATCACCGAGCAGCGCTACCAGAAGGAGAAGATGCAGCAGCTGGCCAGCCAGGCCCTGTTCCAGGCGCGGCGGCTGGGGGGGATCATGAGCCAGGCCGAGTTGGTCAAGACCCTGCGGCCCGAGGAGGTCGCGCTGCAGAACGAGGAGCTGCTTTACCAGATCACCGCCAAGCTCAACGCCCGCGACATGCGCGACGAGCCCTTCGCCACCCAGCGGCAGAACATCCTCGCTTCGATCGTCTCCCTGCAGGACGATCAGCAGTTTCTCGCCGGCAAGCTCAAGGAGCAGCAGGTGGTGATCGAAGACTACCAGCAGCAGCTGGCCAAAGCCGAGGGCCGCGCCCGCGAGGTGGAGGTGGCCCGCGAACGGCTGGCCCGCGAAGAGCTCTTCCAGCGCCTGTTCACCGAGGTGCAGGGCTTCTTCGCTGCCGAGGAGGCCGAGGTCTACAAACAGGGCAACAACCTGATCATCCGCCTCAAGGCGATCCAGTTCCCGGTCGGCAAGGAAGTCATCATGCCGAACAACTACGCCCTGCTGAGCAAGGTGCGCAAGGCGATCCGCAACTTCGGCGAACCCGACGTGGTGATCGAGGGCCACACCGACAGCACCGGCAGCGCGGCGCTCAACGCCCACCTCTCCCAGAGCCGGGCCGAGGCGGTGCGCGAGTACTTCCTGGCCAACAGCACCCTGCCCGCCGAGCGGATCACCGCCGTCGGCTACGGCTCCGAGCGCCCCCTGGCCTCCAACGAATCCCCCGAGGGGCGCGCCGTCAACCGGCGCATCGACGTGGTCATCAAGCCGAGCGGTTCGGCGAGCTGA
- a CDS encoding phosphotransacetylase family protein has protein sequence MAKKIFIAATGQNTGKTTTSLSLMHMARKKYGRVGFIKPLGPKPTFMNGLDVDMDAALMAKVYGLEDDLHLMSPVVLHAGSTRKVLDGAVSREALLEKIRQACAELERRCDYLIIEGAGHTGVGSVVGLNNAFLARELDAPVLMVTGGGVGNVIDAIHLNLALYRQEGARVRVILPNKLLRAKREATLRYLRLAFHEAPYKVVGGFNFSPILAHPTLLHISKLLGLPLRATPEQASRIVHHVQLGAASAQRVIEMLKISTLLLVTSTRDELLVMLSSLHHLPEYNTEIAGLIIPGVAPVSKITQMIIDSSEIPYMRSTLNTSEVFSIIKDDVSKITAEDTEKIALTQKLAETELDFEAIDALL, from the coding sequence ATGGCGAAAAAAATCTTCATCGCGGCGACCGGCCAGAACACCGGCAAGACCACCACCAGCTTGTCGCTGATGCACATGGCGCGGAAAAAATACGGCCGGGTCGGCTTCATCAAGCCATTGGGCCCCAAACCGACCTTCATGAACGGGCTGGACGTGGACATGGATGCGGCGCTGATGGCCAAGGTCTACGGCCTGGAGGACGACCTGCACCTGATGTCGCCGGTGGTGCTGCACGCCGGCTCGACCCGCAAGGTCCTCGACGGTGCCGTCTCGCGCGAAGCGCTGCTGGAGAAGATCCGCCAGGCCTGCGCCGAACTCGAACGGCGCTGCGATTATTTGATCATCGAGGGCGCGGGGCACACCGGCGTGGGCTCGGTGGTGGGCCTCAACAACGCCTTTCTCGCCCGGGAGCTGGATGCGCCGGTGCTGATGGTGACGGGGGGCGGAGTCGGCAACGTCATCGACGCCATCCACCTCAACCTGGCCCTCTACCGCCAGGAGGGGGCCAGGGTGCGGGTGATTCTGCCCAACAAGCTGCTGCGCGCCAAGCGCGAGGCGACCCTGCGCTACCTGCGCCTGGCCTTCCACGAGGCGCCCTACAAGGTGGTGGGCGGCTTCAACTTTTCGCCGATCCTCGCCCACCCCACCCTGCTGCACATCTCGAAGCTGCTCGGCCTGCCGCTGCGCGCCACCCCGGAGCAGGCCTCGCGCATCGTCCACCATGTCCAGCTCGGCGCCGCCTCGGCCCAGCGGGTGATCGAGATGCTGAAGATCTCCACCCTGCTGCTGGTCACCAGCACCCGCGACGAGCTGCTGGTGATGCTCTCTTCGCTCCATCACCTGCCCGAGTACAACACCGAGATCGCCGGCCTGATCATCCCCGGCGTCGCCCCGGTGTCCAAGATCACCCAGATGATCATCGATTCCAGCGAGATCCCCTACATGCGCAGCACCCTGAACACCTCGGAGGTCTTCTCCATCATCAAGGACGACGTCTCGAAGATCACCGCGGAGGACACGGAAAAGATCGCCCTGACCCAGAAGCTGGCCGAAACCGAGCTGGACTTCGAGGCGATCGACGCCCTGCTCTGA
- a CDS encoding DUF6502 family protein, whose protein sequence is MKQTLQIAVLKLLRPLVRILLRNGVPFGAFADLARWVYVDVALHEFGLSGRKPSDSRASIVTGLSRKEIRRLRDMSHPGGEESIERYNRAARVISGWVRDRRFCDAKGNPKALPIEQGPVSFQDLVKQFSGDVPARAILDELVHVGAVETTPDKQIRLLERAYVPATGEGEKLGILGSDVADLITTIDNNLQGAPRNPRFQRKVAYDNLPVEALAEFKKISAHQGQQLLEKLDRYLASHDRDTAPEAQGSGRVRAGVGIYYFEETLEEAPAGPAREGSKR, encoded by the coding sequence ATGAAACAAACCCTGCAAATCGCCGTCCTCAAGCTGCTGCGCCCCCTGGTTCGCATCCTGCTGCGCAACGGCGTCCCCTTCGGGGCCTTCGCCGACCTGGCACGCTGGGTCTACGTCGACGTCGCTTTGCACGAGTTCGGGCTTTCCGGCCGCAAGCCCTCTGATTCGCGGGCCTCCATCGTCACCGGACTCTCCCGCAAAGAGATCCGCAGGCTGCGGGACATGAGCCACCCCGGGGGCGAAGAGTCGATCGAGCGCTACAACCGGGCCGCCCGGGTCATTTCCGGTTGGGTGCGCGATCGCCGTTTCTGCGACGCCAAGGGGAACCCGAAGGCGCTGCCCATCGAGCAGGGCCCGGTCAGTTTCCAGGATCTGGTCAAACAGTTCAGCGGCGACGTTCCGGCCCGGGCCATCCTCGACGAACTGGTTCACGTGGGGGCGGTGGAGACGACCCCGGACAAGCAGATCCGCCTGCTCGAACGGGCCTATGTCCCGGCCACCGGCGAAGGCGAAAAGCTGGGAATCCTCGGCAGCGACGTGGCGGATCTGATCACCACCATCGACAACAACCTGCAGGGCGCGCCCCGAAACCCCCGGTTCCAGCGCAAAGTCGCCTACGACAATCTCCCCGTCGAAGCCCTCGCCGAATTCAAGAAAATCAGTGCCCACCAGGGGCAGCAACTGCTCGAAAAACTCGACCGTTACCTGGCAAGCCACGACCGTGACACCGCCCCCGAGGCCCAGGGGAGCGGGCGGGTGCGCGCCGGGGTGGGCATCTACTATTTCGAAGAGACCCTTGAAGAGGCTCCCGCGGGGCCGGCAAGGGAAGGGAGCAAGCGATGA